A region of Granulicella aggregans DNA encodes the following proteins:
- a CDS encoding ATP-binding protein yields MIETNEKLRRGAEEIYAEELEALTKGDARPRPENWRMSPQAVVTYVLGGKATDGTLISAKYVGNRRLIETAVATLATDRALLLLGLPGTAKSWVSEHLAAAISGSSQRMIQCTAGTDENQIRYGWNYALLLAKGPSREAMVKTPLTRAMEEGTILRLEELTRMGSDVQDTLITILSEKTLPVPELDTAIDARRGFNVIATANNRDKGVNDLSSALKRRFNVVVLPSPATLEEETGIVLKRVQEMGTNLSLPPIQPADKEMVRIVTLFRELREGKTLNGKTKLKTSSGSLSTAEAISVGVSAWASAAHFGDGVIDAESLASNLVGAVIKDPVQDTVALEEYLEAVVRTRDGWSDLYRAIREVL; encoded by the coding sequence ATGATCGAGACAAACGAGAAGCTGCGACGCGGCGCTGAAGAGATCTACGCCGAAGAGCTTGAGGCTTTGACAAAAGGCGACGCGCGGCCGAGACCGGAGAACTGGAGGATGTCGCCACAGGCCGTCGTCACCTACGTGCTCGGGGGCAAGGCCACGGACGGGACGTTGATCTCGGCGAAGTACGTCGGCAACCGGCGCCTGATCGAGACTGCCGTGGCCACGCTTGCGACCGACCGCGCCTTACTTCTGCTGGGGCTGCCCGGCACGGCCAAGTCGTGGGTCTCGGAGCATCTTGCCGCAGCCATCTCCGGGTCGTCGCAGCGCATGATCCAGTGCACCGCCGGTACGGACGAGAACCAGATCCGCTATGGCTGGAACTACGCTTTGCTGCTGGCCAAGGGTCCCTCGCGTGAAGCGATGGTGAAGACCCCGTTGACGAGGGCGATGGAAGAGGGGACGATCCTGCGGCTGGAAGAGTTGACGCGCATGGGGTCGGATGTGCAGGACACGCTGATCACTATCCTGTCCGAGAAGACGCTCCCTGTGCCGGAGCTCGACACCGCCATCGATGCCCGGCGAGGCTTCAACGTCATCGCGACGGCGAACAACCGCGACAAGGGCGTCAACGATCTCTCCTCCGCTCTCAAGCGCCGCTTCAACGTAGTCGTACTGCCCTCTCCTGCGACGCTCGAAGAGGAGACAGGCATCGTGCTCAAACGAGTGCAGGAGATGGGGACCAACCTCAGCCTTCCTCCGATTCAGCCCGCCGACAAGGAGATGGTCCGCATCGTAACGCTCTTCCGGGAACTGCGCGAGGGCAAGACGCTGAACGGCAAGACCAAGCTGAAGACCTCCTCGGGTTCGCTTTCGACTGCGGAGGCAATCTCTGTGGGCGTGAGCGCCTGGGCATCAGCCGCACACTTTGGCGATGGCGTGATCGACGCCGAGAGCCTCGCGTCCAACCTGGTCGGCGCGGTGATCAAAGATCCGGTCCAGGACACGGTCGCGCTCGAAGAGTATCTCGAAGCGGTCGTGCGGACCCGCGACGGCTGGAGCGATCTCTACCGGGCGATCCGCGAGGTCCTTTAG
- a CDS encoding metallophosphoesterase — protein MSDTHELHRELDVPDADILIHCGNFTMFSRSIKAVGDFNQWLGELPHRHKIVVPGNHEFFLEADPKKRSLLTNAIILVTKRLR, from the coding sequence ATGAGCGACACCCACGAGCTGCACCGCGAGCTCGACGTGCCGGACGCAGATATCCTCATTCACTGCGGGAACTTCACTATGTTCTCGCGGAGCATAAAGGCCGTCGGCGACTTCAATCAATGGCTGGGAGAACTGCCGCACCGTCACAAAATAGTGGTGCCGGGCAACCACGAGTTCTTCCTTGAGGCCGACCCAAAGAAGCGATCCTTGCTGACGAACGCGATCATTCTCGTGACGAAGAGACTGAGGTAG
- a CDS encoding DUF5691 domain-containing protein has product MTATELKSKVLPALLAGTARQPLQKIGDASPLALLSLTGQALRFERPVAPTQFSVEAKAPDDRRILPDRIRKPMIWLLRNRRSTEDVELALAWSFARLKLRPHPFDLPRMSGFVKAHAEHLGATAEVWASGEGAAEQHRLIDFFSTTDLDETNWTTAPPALRQTFIMNLRRKDSVAGLELVRSVWSQEDAEIRLRLLGALAAELQPTDKDFLEGLQKDRAPRVRDLARRLLGRLPGVTGWHPALSACMERIEKIESGIFRKHTVLKLQLPATVKEHQAKGWIRETFAEVSFEELARGLQISETDLVEAAAKDEGLLLALALLATADRRLDLLEQIVKRLLDAWEQMSQCGPMQLDTMTSSECLRWAEILVQPYGAKPPFLIAGWSWMHRALRGPVPGTLIEAVLRSSEWRDKLQEMKGPEWMDLLAACCPGELRARLRVLLEMIEPAQTVSALALLDILDAMEKG; this is encoded by the coding sequence ATGACGGCGACGGAGCTTAAATCCAAGGTGCTACCAGCGCTGCTGGCCGGGACCGCACGGCAGCCTCTGCAGAAGATTGGAGATGCCAGTCCGCTTGCGCTTTTGAGTCTGACGGGCCAAGCCCTGCGTTTCGAGAGGCCGGTTGCCCCAACGCAGTTTTCGGTTGAAGCCAAGGCTCCTGACGACCGGAGAATCCTGCCGGACCGTATCCGGAAGCCGATGATCTGGCTGCTGCGAAACCGTCGCTCTACCGAAGATGTCGAGCTCGCCCTGGCATGGAGCTTTGCGCGGCTGAAGCTCCGTCCGCATCCGTTCGATCTGCCGCGTATGAGCGGCTTTGTGAAGGCGCATGCGGAGCATTTGGGAGCTACTGCCGAGGTGTGGGCTTCGGGTGAAGGCGCGGCAGAGCAACATCGGTTAATTGACTTCTTTTCGACAACTGACCTGGATGAGACGAACTGGACCACGGCACCGCCAGCGCTTCGACAGACCTTCATCATGAATCTGCGCAGGAAGGACTCGGTTGCGGGACTTGAACTTGTCCGGTCCGTCTGGTCGCAGGAGGATGCAGAGATACGGTTGCGCCTGCTGGGAGCGCTGGCAGCGGAGTTGCAGCCGACCGACAAGGACTTTCTTGAGGGATTGCAGAAGGACCGTGCACCCCGCGTGCGCGACCTTGCGCGGCGCTTGCTCGGACGATTGCCGGGCGTAACCGGATGGCATCCGGCGCTCAGTGCCTGCATGGAGCGGATTGAGAAGATCGAGTCCGGCATCTTTCGGAAACACACGGTCCTCAAGCTGCAACTGCCAGCAACGGTGAAAGAGCATCAGGCGAAGGGATGGATTCGCGAGACCTTCGCGGAGGTCAGTTTCGAGGAGCTTGCCCGGGGACTGCAGATCTCCGAGACGGACCTCGTTGAAGCAGCCGCAAAGGACGAGGGCCTTCTGCTGGCGTTGGCCCTTTTGGCGACGGCCGACCGACGACTCGACTTGCTCGAGCAGATCGTCAAGCGGCTTCTGGATGCGTGGGAGCAGATGAGCCAGTGCGGCCCCATGCAGCTCGACACCATGACGTCCAGTGAATGTCTGCGATGGGCGGAGATACTCGTACAGCCCTACGGAGCCAAGCCGCCATTTCTCATTGCGGGCTGGAGTTGGATGCACCGTGCCCTTCGAGGCCCGGTGCCCGGTACCTTGATCGAAGCGGTCCTGCGCTCATCTGAGTGGCGGGATAAGTTGCAGGAGATGAAGGGGCCGGAGTGGATGGACCTTCTGGCCGCCTGCTGCCCGGGCGAGCTCAGGGCCAGACTTCGGGTTCTTTTGGAGATGATTGAGCCGGCACAGACCGTGAGTGCGTTGGCGTTGCTGGACATTCTGGATGCGATGGAGAAGGGTTGA
- a CDS encoding SWIM zinc finger family protein, with protein sequence MPVTFEKILALAPDQGSVDAARKLLKPGGWPKLATDDGGLVWGECQGSGATPYRVVISEADAGYKCSCPSRKFPCKHSLALMWLRAEGKVPFETTEAPDWVKEWVSRRRGPSSGPTSTDGDVPKPKVSLSIAATPEAEIEDPKAEARAAAARERNRLERESSIRAGLDELDLWLEDQVERGMAAFVAQSSAACRTIAQRMVDAKAPGLAGRLDGLSARLFSLPEAQRATAAVEELGQLHLIAEAYRRQEELSPALKADVRQAVGWTISRDALLNDAGAERVEGSWRVVAVLSEVQPDKLRRIETWLWLESKARFAVLLDFVPVATGAAASGYAVGERLEAELVFYPSAAPMRALLVRSSGSQSSTDRLTLPEARIADAYAAYEAALSVQPWAGTWPVSFRNATVRRSGKSIFVCDADGASDTFTLRPSQSEMAEPLAGLERIDAVALWDGRYCTLCWAETPLGRWVDG encoded by the coding sequence ATGCCCGTCACCTTCGAAAAGATTCTCGCCCTGGCACCCGATCAGGGATCGGTCGACGCTGCCCGCAAGCTGCTGAAGCCTGGCGGCTGGCCGAAGTTGGCGACAGATGACGGCGGTTTAGTGTGGGGCGAGTGCCAGGGCTCCGGTGCTACACCCTACCGGGTTGTCATCTCCGAAGCTGACGCGGGCTATAAGTGCAGTTGCCCGAGCCGGAAGTTTCCCTGCAAACACTCGCTGGCGCTGATGTGGCTACGGGCCGAGGGCAAGGTTCCTTTTGAGACCACCGAGGCGCCCGACTGGGTAAAGGAGTGGGTGTCGCGACGGCGCGGCCCCAGTTCAGGACCCACTTCAACCGACGGCGATGTGCCGAAGCCAAAGGTTTCACTATCGATTGCGGCGACGCCGGAAGCGGAGATCGAAGACCCGAAGGCTGAAGCTCGTGCGGCTGCGGCTCGAGAGCGGAACCGGCTGGAACGAGAGTCTTCGATTCGAGCGGGACTGGATGAACTGGACCTCTGGCTCGAAGACCAGGTCGAGCGCGGCATGGCAGCGTTCGTGGCGCAGAGCAGCGCAGCCTGCCGGACGATCGCACAGCGGATGGTGGATGCTAAAGCTCCGGGACTGGCGGGCCGCCTGGATGGACTGTCGGCGCGGCTGTTTTCATTGCCAGAGGCGCAGCGAGCGACTGCGGCCGTGGAAGAGTTAGGCCAACTCCACCTGATCGCCGAGGCGTACCGCCGGCAAGAGGAACTATCACCTGCGTTGAAGGCAGATGTGCGCCAGGCGGTTGGATGGACGATCTCCAGGGACGCCCTGCTGAACGATGCCGGGGCTGAGCGAGTCGAGGGTTCATGGCGAGTCGTTGCGGTCCTGAGTGAGGTTCAGCCGGACAAGCTGAGGCGGATCGAGACCTGGCTTTGGCTGGAGAGCAAGGCGAGGTTCGCGGTACTGCTGGACTTTGTCCCCGTTGCGACAGGCGCTGCCGCGAGCGGATACGCAGTGGGTGAGCGGCTGGAGGCCGAGCTGGTGTTTTACCCCTCAGCGGCCCCGATGCGGGCTCTGCTGGTGCGTTCATCCGGTTCCCAGTCATCGACAGACCGTCTCACTCTGCCGGAGGCGCGGATCGCCGACGCTTATGCAGCCTATGAAGCGGCCCTCAGCGTGCAGCCTTGGGCCGGAACGTGGCCGGTCAGTTTCCGCAATGCCACGGTGCGGCGATCGGGCAAGTCGATCTTCGTCTGCGATGCGGACGGAGCCTCGGACACTTTCACTCTGCGGCCTTCTCAGAGCGAGATGGCGGAGCCTTTGGCTGGACTGGAACGGATCGATGCTGTCGCGCTCTGGGACGGACGCTACTGCACTCTGTGCTGGGCAGAGACGCCGCTGGGAAGGTGGGTAGACGGATGA
- a CDS encoding DUF5682 family protein, with translation MDPRVHLLGIRHHGPGSAALLRRALEALNPECILIEGPPEGDDLIRFVADEGMKPPVAMLLHAVDDASAAFFMPFAEFSPEWVAMQWAVERGRTASFCDWPAAVSLAIAKETARQERMQDAAPAEREPDPLDQMAEAAGYGDGEALWNALIEQYGGSGERAIEIFAAIEAAMTEVRSLEVSSEEFALKQARREAFMRMRIRDAIKTQSGPIAVVCGAWHLSGLRAVTTVAADKALVKDLPRIKVHATWVPWTDSRLSASSGYGAGVISPGWYRHLWQLYGTQEMPAIEEFAAVWQSKTAFLLRQEGHAAPTASAIEAARLALGLAAMRSLTVPGLAEMRDASLATLCHGDTIALRLIEQKLYVGEQVGEIGDNVPQMPLARDLALWQKKTRLKPEDIDTEVRLDLRSEVGLLKSTLLHRLLLLNVKWGRLIDAEAGRGTFRELWMLRWVPELSVALAEALIYGVTIESAAGNATRAQAEASTSVAELAALIRSALVADLPDAASDCIAQLQAVAMKASDLTDVMGAVSPLVRVLRYGSARKLPEEALRHLIGSLSAEVNAGIRIASHALDQEAASARLSAMRDYDEALGLFGDEALSSGWRIQLGSMVEDEQATSVIAGFSLRRLHDLYAWEPTAISAAFSFQMSNTPQLAGSFLEGFLSGGSEVILQDEALLRLVDDWLCQLSEDDFVESLPLLRRSMSGFDGVSRRRLMEKVKQVRGKEPQSSAALEPEQNANFATALPLLYKILGIEMGGER, from the coding sequence ATGGACCCACGAGTACATTTGCTCGGCATCCGGCATCATGGGCCTGGCTCGGCGGCGTTGCTGCGGCGTGCGCTCGAAGCGCTTAATCCCGAGTGCATCCTGATCGAGGGGCCGCCCGAAGGCGACGACCTCATCAGGTTTGTAGCCGATGAGGGGATGAAGCCACCGGTGGCCATGCTGCTCCACGCAGTCGATGACGCAAGCGCAGCGTTCTTCATGCCGTTTGCGGAGTTCTCTCCCGAGTGGGTGGCGATGCAGTGGGCGGTCGAACGCGGCCGCACCGCCAGCTTCTGCGACTGGCCCGCAGCGGTCTCTCTGGCAATCGCAAAGGAGACCGCCCGGCAAGAACGAATGCAAGATGCAGCGCCTGCCGAACGCGAACCGGACCCGCTCGACCAGATGGCCGAAGCTGCCGGCTACGGAGACGGCGAGGCGTTGTGGAACGCTCTGATCGAGCAGTACGGCGGTAGCGGAGAGCGGGCAATCGAGATCTTCGCAGCCATCGAAGCTGCGATGACCGAAGTCCGCTCCTTAGAAGTTTCCTCCGAGGAGTTTGCGCTGAAGCAGGCAAGACGCGAGGCCTTCATGCGGATGCGCATTCGCGACGCAATCAAGACTCAGAGCGGCCCAATTGCCGTGGTCTGCGGCGCATGGCATCTCAGCGGGCTTCGTGCGGTCACCACTGTCGCCGCCGACAAGGCACTGGTGAAGGACCTTCCTCGAATCAAGGTGCATGCCACGTGGGTTCCCTGGACTGACAGCCGCCTGAGCGCATCTTCAGGCTACGGAGCCGGGGTGATTTCGCCGGGCTGGTATCGCCATCTCTGGCAGCTGTATGGAACGCAGGAGATGCCGGCCATCGAAGAGTTCGCGGCCGTCTGGCAGTCCAAGACGGCGTTTCTGCTGCGCCAGGAAGGCCATGCCGCTCCTACCGCGTCGGCGATCGAAGCTGCCCGGCTTGCCCTCGGGCTGGCCGCTATGCGATCGCTCACCGTGCCCGGTCTGGCGGAGATGCGGGACGCATCGCTTGCGACCCTGTGCCACGGCGATACCATCGCGCTTCGATTGATCGAGCAGAAGCTCTACGTCGGCGAGCAAGTCGGGGAGATCGGCGACAACGTCCCGCAGATGCCGCTCGCCCGCGACCTCGCGCTCTGGCAGAAGAAGACACGGCTTAAGCCGGAGGACATCGATACCGAGGTGCGGCTCGACCTGCGTAGCGAAGTTGGGCTGCTGAAGTCGACCCTGCTGCACCGCCTGCTGTTGCTCAACGTCAAGTGGGGACGTCTGATCGATGCGGAGGCCGGACGCGGGACCTTCCGCGAGCTCTGGATGCTGCGCTGGGTGCCGGAGCTTTCGGTCGCCCTCGCTGAGGCGCTAATTTACGGCGTGACGATCGAGTCCGCCGCTGGCAATGCGACACGTGCCCAGGCCGAGGCCTCCACGTCAGTCGCTGAACTGGCGGCACTGATCCGCTCGGCCCTGGTCGCCGATCTACCCGACGCCGCATCGGACTGCATCGCTCAGCTTCAGGCCGTGGCGATGAAGGCAAGCGACCTGACCGACGTGATGGGAGCCGTATCTCCGTTGGTGCGCGTTCTGCGGTATGGATCGGCTCGCAAGCTGCCCGAAGAGGCCCTGCGTCACCTGATTGGGTCGTTAAGCGCGGAGGTGAACGCCGGTATCCGAATCGCGTCACACGCGCTCGACCAGGAGGCGGCCAGCGCAAGGCTCTCGGCGATGCGCGACTACGACGAAGCTCTAGGCCTCTTCGGCGATGAAGCGCTCTCGTCAGGCTGGCGAATCCAGCTCGGAAGCATGGTCGAGGATGAGCAGGCGACATCTGTCATCGCTGGCTTCAGCCTGCGCAGACTGCACGATCTTTACGCATGGGAGCCCACCGCCATCTCCGCTGCGTTCTCGTTCCAGATGAGCAACACGCCGCAGCTTGCTGGATCATTTCTGGAAGGCTTCCTCAGCGGCGGCTCTGAGGTCATCCTGCAGGACGAAGCCCTGCTCCGGCTCGTCGACGACTGGCTATGCCAGTTGAGCGAAGACGATTTCGTAGAGTCGCTCCCGTTGTTACGACGCAGCATGTCGGGGTTCGACGGAGTCTCGCGGCGGCGACTGATGGAGAAGGTAAAACAGGTGCGTGGCAAAGAACCCCAGAGCTCCGCAGCACTCGAACCAGAGCAGAATGCCAACTTCGCCACCGCCCTCCCACTTCTCTATAAGATTCTCGGCATCGAGATGGGAGGCGAGCGTTGA
- a CDS encoding TROVE domain-containing protein: MKLNVLKLSRLVRPRTHEGAPAVEVTPELALRRCVLACMLWEDEFYEDGVAIAGRIRELVPKVEAGKVAALAIEARTAMKLRHAPLLLVREMARHATHRALVAETMTRVIQRADELAEFVAVYWKDGRAPLSGQVKKGLAAAFPKFDEYALAKYDRAGAVRLRDVLFLCHAKPRDAEQAAVWKRLVDNELATPDTWEVALSAGGKKHEDDKRMHWERLLAERKLGALALLRNLRNMKDAGVSEELVVSALDAMKTERVLPFRFLAAARYAPQWETELERAMFRAVADRERLAGHTVILVDVSGSMVAPLSRRSEMLRTDAAYGLAVLLREVAEKVSVYTFSDDTKRIPARRGFALRDAMESSLRHGGTRLGAALDSIKENFDRIVVVTDEQSHDRVPAPKGKGYMINVASARNGVGYGAWAHIDGWSEAVIEYIRELER, translated from the coding sequence ATGAAGTTGAACGTCTTGAAGCTAAGCCGTCTGGTGCGGCCACGGACGCATGAGGGAGCACCTGCGGTTGAGGTTACTCCCGAGTTGGCGCTGCGCCGGTGTGTGCTGGCGTGCATGCTGTGGGAGGACGAGTTCTACGAGGACGGAGTCGCAATCGCCGGACGCATCCGCGAGCTGGTGCCGAAGGTCGAGGCCGGCAAGGTCGCAGCGCTCGCCATCGAGGCGCGAACCGCAATGAAGCTGCGGCACGCACCTCTGCTGTTGGTGCGCGAGATGGCGCGTCATGCGACGCACCGCGCGCTGGTGGCCGAGACTATGACTCGCGTCATCCAGCGTGCGGATGAGCTCGCGGAGTTTGTCGCGGTCTACTGGAAGGACGGACGTGCGCCGCTATCGGGACAGGTGAAGAAGGGTCTCGCAGCTGCGTTCCCGAAGTTCGACGAGTATGCGCTGGCCAAGTACGATCGGGCAGGCGCGGTTCGACTGCGGGACGTGCTGTTCCTCTGCCATGCGAAGCCTCGAGATGCCGAGCAGGCCGCAGTCTGGAAGCGGTTGGTCGATAACGAGCTCGCGACCCCCGACACCTGGGAGGTGGCACTCTCGGCTGGAGGGAAGAAGCACGAGGACGACAAGCGCATGCACTGGGAGCGGCTGCTGGCCGAGCGCAAGCTCGGGGCTCTCGCTTTGCTGCGCAACCTTCGGAACATGAAGGATGCGGGTGTAAGCGAGGAGCTGGTCGTCTCAGCGCTGGATGCGATGAAGACAGAGCGCGTGCTTCCATTTCGCTTCCTGGCTGCTGCGCGTTATGCGCCGCAGTGGGAGACAGAGTTGGAGCGAGCGATGTTCCGCGCAGTCGCAGATCGTGAGCGGCTGGCGGGCCACACTGTCATCCTGGTCGACGTCTCGGGGTCGATGGTAGCGCCGTTGTCGCGTCGGTCCGAGATGTTGCGGACGGATGCGGCGTATGGACTGGCGGTGCTGCTGCGCGAGGTCGCGGAGAAGGTAAGCGTCTATACCTTCTCGGACGACACGAAGCGGATTCCAGCACGGCGCGGGTTCGCGCTCCGGGATGCGATGGAGTCCAGTCTGCGGCATGGCGGGACTCGGCTGGGAGCGGCGCTCGATTCCATCAAGGAGAACTTTGATCGAATCGTCGTTGTGACAGACGAGCAGTCGCACGATCGCGTTCCCGCGCCGAAGGGCAAGGGATACATGATCAACGTGGCCAGCGCCCGGAACGGCGTGGGCTACGGAGCATGGGCCCACATCGACGGCTGGAGCGAAGCGGTGATTGAGTACATCCGCGAGCTTGAGCGGTAG
- a CDS encoding VWA domain-containing protein, with translation MNDQERTRRWKLALGDEDQAGLSESDVRLSAALSALYGSSSAKGRGGLGASSPRVARWLGDIREFFPTSVVQIIQKDAFERLNLKSLMLEPEFLATLEADIHLVADLISLRGAIPEKTRETARMVVRKVVNELLARLEHKTTQTLRGALNKSQRTRRPRHSDIDWGRTIQANLRHYQPESGTIVAETLVGYARKTRSRANLEHVMLCVDQSGSMATSVVYSSIFAAVMASVPGISTQLVCFDTAIFDLTEELSDPVEVLFGVQLGGGTDINAALAYCEQKIEHPAKTHLILVTDLYEGGDAKSMLARVAALKLYGVNVIVLLSLSDDGHPSFQAQHAEMIAAMECPVFACTPDQFPDLMAAALTRQDISQWAGALDIALIRGT, from the coding sequence TTGAACGATCAAGAACGCACGCGGCGCTGGAAGCTCGCCCTAGGCGACGAAGACCAAGCCGGACTGTCCGAGAGCGATGTGAGGCTCAGCGCGGCGCTTTCAGCCCTCTACGGAAGCTCCTCGGCCAAAGGGCGCGGCGGCCTTGGCGCCTCCTCGCCTCGCGTCGCCCGCTGGCTCGGGGACATCCGCGAGTTCTTTCCAACTAGCGTCGTCCAGATCATCCAGAAGGACGCGTTTGAGCGGCTCAATCTAAAGTCGTTGATGCTGGAGCCAGAGTTTCTGGCTACGCTTGAGGCGGACATACATCTCGTCGCGGATCTGATCTCGCTGCGCGGTGCCATCCCCGAAAAGACCCGTGAGACCGCCCGCATGGTCGTGCGGAAGGTAGTGAACGAACTGCTCGCGCGGCTCGAACACAAGACGACGCAGACGCTGCGCGGAGCGCTGAATAAATCGCAGAGGACGCGCCGCCCCAGACATAGCGACATCGACTGGGGACGGACGATACAAGCCAATCTGCGCCACTACCAGCCGGAATCAGGCACAATCGTCGCGGAAACTCTGGTCGGCTATGCGCGGAAGACGAGGTCACGTGCGAATCTCGAACACGTCATGCTCTGCGTCGATCAGTCCGGGTCGATGGCGACCTCGGTGGTGTACTCCTCGATCTTCGCCGCGGTCATGGCCTCAGTGCCAGGGATCTCCACGCAGTTGGTCTGCTTCGACACGGCAATCTTCGATCTCACCGAAGAGCTCAGCGATCCCGTCGAAGTTCTCTTTGGCGTGCAGTTGGGCGGAGGCACGGACATCAACGCGGCTCTAGCTTACTGCGAACAAAAGATCGAACACCCAGCCAAGACCCACCTGATTCTGGTGACTGATCTCTACGAAGGCGGAGATGCCAAGTCGATGCTGGCCAGGGTGGCTGCCCTGAAGTTGTACGGGGTGAATGTAATCGTTCTGCTCTCACTCTCGGACGACGGGCACCCTAGCTTTCAGGCGCAACACGCGGAGATGATCGCTGCCATGGAGTGTCCTGTCTTCGCCTGTACGCCAGACCAGTTTCCGGACCTGATGGCAGCAGCGCTGACCCGTCAGGATATCTCTCAGTGGGCCGGAGCACTGGATATTGCGCTGATTCGCGGAACGTAA
- a CDS encoding alpha/beta fold hydrolase, with protein sequence MATLIEELKEQGATTTINPSTTPVVRYNTIHIRDVDVFYRDAGPKDAPVLLLLHGFPTSSNMFRNLIPRLAKSFRVIAPDYPGYGFSSAPDHKAFAYTFENMTNLVEELTEKLELNKYTLYVMDYGAPIGYRLALRHPEKVSGLIVQNGNAYEEGLLEFWNPIKKYWQEATAENRAALAFLVKPEATKWQYENGVSDLSLLDPTTWTLDQALLDRPGNGDIQLDMLFDYRTNVPLYPEFQAFFRQYKPPTLIVWGKNDFIFPSEGALPYRRDLPDVETHLLDTGHFALETHGEEIALRIEGFFAPRRYPS encoded by the coding sequence ATGGCTACATTGATAGAGGAACTCAAAGAGCAGGGCGCCACGACCACCATCAACCCATCGACCACGCCTGTGGTTCGATACAACACGATTCACATCCGCGATGTCGACGTGTTTTACCGCGACGCTGGTCCGAAAGACGCGCCCGTGCTGCTTCTCCTACACGGCTTCCCTACTTCGTCGAATATGTTTCGCAACCTGATCCCCCGGCTCGCAAAGTCATTCCGCGTTATCGCTCCGGACTACCCCGGCTACGGCTTCAGCAGCGCCCCTGATCACAAGGCCTTCGCATACACCTTCGAAAACATGACCAACCTCGTCGAGGAGCTCACGGAGAAGCTCGAGCTGAACAAGTACACCCTGTACGTCATGGACTACGGCGCTCCCATCGGTTACCGGCTTGCACTTCGCCACCCTGAGAAGGTCTCAGGCCTGATCGTGCAGAACGGCAACGCCTATGAAGAGGGCCTGCTCGAGTTCTGGAACCCTATCAAGAAATACTGGCAAGAGGCGACCGCAGAGAACCGCGCCGCATTGGCTTTCCTGGTCAAGCCCGAAGCAACGAAATGGCAATACGAAAACGGGGTAAGCGATCTGAGCCTGCTGGACCCCACAACATGGACACTGGATCAGGCGTTGCTTGATCGCCCGGGCAACGGCGACATCCAGCTTGACATGCTCTTCGACTATCGAACGAATGTCCCTCTATACCCAGAATTCCAGGCCTTCTTTCGCCAATATAAGCCACCGACCCTGATCGTCTGGGGAAAGAATGACTTCATCTTTCCGTCGGAGGGCGCACTTCCCTACAGGCGGGATCTACCAGACGTCGAGACCCACCTGCTGGATACCGGTCACTTTGCTTTAGAGACCCACGGAGAAGAGATCGCCCTCCGGATCGAGGGATTCTTCGCCCCGCGACGCTATCCCTCGTGA
- a CDS encoding metallophosphoesterase family protein translates to MSSANDRRWLYDQIEPGIDILITHVPPFGIPDRARSSNINSGCPELMETVRRVRPKLDVFGHAHGTPGIVQTDSTTFVNVAALGLYGAPAVAPMLMLMSARA, encoded by the coding sequence TTGAGCTCCGCGAACGATCGCAGGTGGCTTTACGACCAAATCGAGCCCGGTATCGACATCTTGATAACGCACGTGCCACCGTTCGGCATCCCCGACAGAGCGCGGTCTTCAAACATCAACTCAGGATGCCCTGAGTTGATGGAGACCGTGCGCCGTGTCCGTCCCAAGCTGGATGTCTTTGGGCACGCACATGGCACACCAGGAATCGTACAGACTGACAGCACGACCTTCGTCAACGTCGCCGCGCTCGGACTGTACGGTGCTCCGGCGGTGGCACCGATGCTGATGCTCATGTCGGCCAGGGCATAA